A genome region from Mercenaria mercenaria strain notata chromosome 11, MADL_Memer_1, whole genome shotgun sequence includes the following:
- the LOC123543322 gene encoding mitochondrial GTPase 1-like — protein MDIRYGYDTGIRNNPGHASGNFESKRLQFYLAIMSRFIDKTFKLRDKFTLPKSSSLQWFPGHMKKGLDQIQSALRNIDAVIEVHDARIPFSGRNTQLRHVIHIRPHILILNKCDLADLSKKQQILEKIKSEGVNNVQFTSCNDRYITRHVKNDIVPMLLKDIDSRGRFRTDIMNQYNILVIGVPNVGKSTLLNKLMQTYTTKKKCAPVGAMPGVTRSIMNKVRVNFDPEMFVVDTPGILHPHIPNTENGMRLALCDCIPNHLVGKDQIVDYLLFWLNKHENFSYVDRYELTGPTDNVVDFMVAAALKHRFVVPYNDGSKSTEKKYKVNFDRTASFIIKEFQHGHFGKVMLDDDCL, from the exons ATGGATATACGGTACGGGTACGAtacggggattaggaacaaccctGGGCATGCGTCTGGAAATTTTGAAAGCAAGCGTCTACAATTTTACTTAGCAATTATGTCAAGATTCATAGATAAGACGTTTAAATTACGTGATAAATTCACTTTACCAAAGTCATCTTCACTACAATGGTTTCCAG GTCACATGAAGAAAGGACTAGACCAGATTCAGTCAGCTTTACGCAATATTGATGCTGTGATCGAAGTTCATGATGCAAGAATTCCATTTTCTGGGCGTAACACACAGCTGAGACATGTTATTCATATCCGTCCGCACATTCTTATTCTCAACAAATGCGATCTTGCAGATTTATCGAAAAAGCAACAAATCTTAGAGAAAATCAAATCAGAGGGAGTAAACAATGTACAGTTTACGTCATGTAATGATCGGTATATAACAAGACATGTAAAGAATGATATCGTTCCTATGTTACTTAAAGACATTGATAGCCGCGGGCGTTTCAGGACGGATATCATGAATCAATATAACATTTTAGTCATAGGAGTTCCAAATGTTGGCAAATCAACACTTTTAAATAAGTTAATGCAAACATACACAACCAAGAAAAAGTGTGCACCAGTGGGTGCTATGCCTGGTGTAACGAGATCTATAATGAACAAGGTCAGGGTGAACTTTGACCCTGAAATGTTTGTCGTTGACACGCCAGGAATCTTGCATCCTCACATACCAAACACTGAGAATGGAATGAGACTAGCACTGTGTGATTGTATCCCAAATCATCTAGTGGGTAAAGATCAGATTGTGGATTACCTTTTGTTCTGGTTGAATAAACATGAGAATTTCTCATATGTTGATCGCTATGAGTTAACTGGGCCAACAGATAATGTGGTAGATTTTATGGTAGCAGCAGCGTTAAAACATAGATTTGTTGTACCATATAATGATGGTTCCAAAAGCACAGAGAAAAAATACAAGGTCAACTTTGACAGAACTGCAAGTTTTATAATCAAAGAATTTCAGCATGGGCATTTTGGAAAAGTAATGTTAGACGATGATTGCTTATAG